From the genome of Deinococcus malanensis:
GTTTCCCGCACCGGCGTGCGGGTGGTGCGCGTCGAAGGTGGTTTGCTGGTCGCCTCGGTGATGCCAGGCAGCCCGGCCCACGCAGCCGGACTGCGGCGCCTGGACCTGCTGCCCACCGTCAATGGAGAGGCGGCCGGCAAGCGGGGGACCGAAAACGCCCCCGTAGGACCGATCGAGTTTGTTCGCCTGGAACGTGCCGGCCAGCCGGTCCGGGTGACCCTTCGCAGGGCCGGTGAACCCGAGCGTGAACTGCTGCTCCCTACTGCTGTCCTGAAGGCGCGCGACGTGGCGACACTGAGTTGGGTGGGCAGCGACGGCAAAACGGCCCTTATCGACCTGCCCACCTTTCTGTCCAGCGATTCCTCAGAACTGTTTCTTGCCAAATTGAAAGAAGCCCAGGCCGCGGGCGCCCGCCGGCTGATCGTGGACCTCCGCTTCAACTCAGGGGGCAGTCTGACCGAGTGTGTGGCGGCAGCCAGTACCTTTAATCCGGTCCGCTACAAGTCCCAGTTTCAGGTGGGCAGCTACACCTATGTCGGAGTGAACGGCCAGAGCGTCGGGGCGATGGGCCGGGTCAACACCCCTGCCAACGCCCGCATCTGGAATGGACCGGTGGCCGTCCTGGTCGGGCCCAACACCGCTTCGTGTGCCGAGGTGTTCTCGTTCTTCGCCCAAAAAGCCGGCGCGGTGACCGTGGGGGAATTGACGCGTGGTGTCGGCAACAGCGGCGTGCTGTTCTTTCCGCTGCCGGACGGCGGCGTGGTATCGGTGACAGTACTCAAGGCCTTCACCGCCGACGGTCAGCCGCTGCCCGACCGGGTGACCCCACTGGTGCTGGCCCCGACCGACGTGGCCCTGCTCAGCGCCGAGGGTCGGGACTCTACACTTGAAGCCGCTCTGACGGCCCTGGACGCCAAGGAAGCCACGGGCCGCTAAGGCGACGCCCGGTATACCAGAGTCAGCGAACCCAGCGCCGCATCAGGGTCGTGAGCCGCTCAGGCGTGACGTTGCGGTACTCACGGCCATCGACCCGGACAAACGGCGCGTCTTCGGGCAGAACACCCTGGCCGCACTGGCACAGTGCAAGCTCGACGTTTCCGTCAGCGGTCACCATGCCTGGACTGATGCGCAGGGCCGTCCATACGGCGTCCAGCAGATCTTCGCGCTGATCGATACTCAGGTGTTCGGTACAGATTTCCAGACGGGTCACGGACAAAGCAGGGCCTCCTCATGGCCGGAATACAGCCGGAACATCCTAGCGGATGAAGACAGAGTGACCGCACAGTTGCCCTCCGACCCGCAGACCTGAGGCGTAATCCATTCTTGGGATAACAGGCAGGCTCCCGCATGCAACGGGAGCCTGTTCCGATCAGCGTGTCCGGGGTTGCCTCAGTGCGGCTGACGATCGGTAGGGTGCAGATCCACCGGGCGACCACGGCGCAGGCGCAGATTGAGCAGTTCCACGGCGATCGCAAAGCCCATGGCAAAGTAGGTATAGCCCTTGGGAATCTTGAAGCCGAAACCGTCGGCAATCAGGTTCACTCCGATCAGCAGCAAAAAGGCCAGGGCCAGCATTTTGACCGTGGGATGGGCCTGCACAAAGCCACTGATCGGACCGGCAGCCACCAGCATGATCAGCACTGTAACCACCACAGCCGAGACCATCACACCGATATCGTCAGCCATGCCGACCGCCGTGATTACCGAATCCAGACTGAACACAATGTCCAGGACCATGATCTGCCCGATGATGGCCGCGAAGTTGGCCCCGACACGCCCCCCTGCCGTCGGTGTGTGGTGCTCGGGACCTTCGAGCTGCTCGTGCATCTCGGTGACGGCCTTATAAAGCAGAAACAGACCCCCACCGATAAGGATCAGGTCGCGCCCCGAAAAACCCATACCGAACAGGGTAAACAGGTCGTCCTTGAGGCGGTAGATCCAGGTGATGGAAAACAGCAGGCCCAGGCGCATCAGCATGGCTCCCATCAGTCCGATGGTGCGGGCACGCGCCTGCTGCTCGGGCGGCAGCTTGGCCGCCAGGATGGAGATGAAAATAACGTTGTCGATGCCCAGGACAATTTCCAGGAGCAGCAGGGTGCCGAATGCCAGCCAGGCTTCAGGTTGAGTAATCCAGGAAAACAGTGATTCCACGAATGCACACTCCAGTGAAATATGAGTGGGAGGCACTTTCATGCCTTCCGGTGTAGGTACAGCTGAAGAAGAGGCACCCCAGCAGATCGGGACGTGCTACAGGTCAGGCTCCGGAAAAGATTGTGCAACGATTATGCGGGGCAGACAAAAACCTTCTATCCGACTTGCATAAATTTGCTCAGCGGGGTGCGGCTCCGTCCAGGTACACCGCCAGCAGGGCCCGGGCCGTCTGCTGGGGTTCGGGGGGTACAGGACCCGACACCAGCGGATACGAGATGGCCAGAAATGCTCTTGCCAGAACCGGAGGCGGCAGGTCAGCGCGAAGCTCTCCACGTGAGGCGGCCTCCTCGAACAGGGCGGCCAGACCACCCATCCACACGCGTCGGTACTCGCCTTCGAACGCGGCCCGGCGTTCCGGCGAGACATGGCGCAGTTCGCTGGCCAGTTGCAGGCCGACACGCTGCTCGGGAGCGCTGGCCACCAGTTCGCCAACGAGAGTCTCGAGCTGGGCCCGGATGCCCTGCTGGGCAGAAGCGTGGGCCACCAGGCGGCCCAGGCC
Proteins encoded in this window:
- a CDS encoding NAD(P)H-dependent oxidoreductase subunit E, coding for MTRLEICTEHLSIDQREDLLDAVWTALRISPGMVTADGNVELALCQCGQGVLPEDAPFVRVDGREYRNVTPERLTTLMRRWVR
- a CDS encoding TetR/AcrR family transcriptional regulator — protein: MTVSTPYSSAPDSTRARIQQEAARLFVASGYHGVSMREVAEAVGVTKPALYHHYADKEALFLAMLDGALAGLGRLVAHASAQQGIRAQLETLVGELVASAPEQRVGLQLASELRHVSPERRAAFEGEYRRVWMGGLAALFEEAASRGELRADLPPPVLARAFLAISYPLVSGPVPPEPQQTARALLAVYLDGAAPR
- a CDS encoding TerC family protein; the encoded protein is MKVPPTHISLECAFVESLFSWITQPEAWLAFGTLLLLEIVLGIDNVIFISILAAKLPPEQQARARTIGLMGAMLMRLGLLFSITWIYRLKDDLFTLFGMGFSGRDLILIGGGLFLLYKAVTEMHEQLEGPEHHTPTAGGRVGANFAAIIGQIMVLDIVFSLDSVITAVGMADDIGVMVSAVVVTVLIMLVAAGPISGFVQAHPTVKMLALAFLLLIGVNLIADGFGFKIPKGYTYFAMGFAIAVELLNLRLRRGRPVDLHPTDRQPH
- a CDS encoding S41 family peptidase, which produces MNPLRRLSGLVLVLGMASASPASDLFSAATNAVKRDYYGWATSDFGALTREYEAILAERCAPQGDNCDYGTGRAVLTDLFKAFGDAHTNVRDPEGAQRLNEVTQDKAVSRTGVRVVRVEGGLLVASVMPGSPAHAAGLRRLDLLPTVNGEAAGKRGTENAPVGPIEFVRLERAGQPVRVTLRRAGEPERELLLPTAVLKARDVATLSWVGSDGKTALIDLPTFLSSDSSELFLAKLKEAQAAGARRLIVDLRFNSGGSLTECVAAASTFNPVRYKSQFQVGSYTYVGVNGQSVGAMGRVNTPANARIWNGPVAVLVGPNTASCAEVFSFFAQKAGAVTVGELTRGVGNSGVLFFPLPDGGVVSVTVLKAFTADGQPLPDRVTPLVLAPTDVALLSAEGRDSTLEAALTALDAKEATGR